The Eggerthella guodeyinii sequence GCGCATCCTCGGCGGCGCTCACCGTGGCGACGAACTCGTCGGCGCGCCCTTCGGTTTCGTCATCGTCGAAATCTTCAAGTGGATCGAACCCGTCGTAGTCTGGTTCAAGAGAAAGGTGTTGGTTCGTGGAATCGTGAGTCATGTTCCGCCCCTCGTGACATTGTTTGCATCTACGGCGCACAGCACCGCGAACCTCACCCCTGAGGTTCCCACTTTTGCAAACAATGCCCGCTTCGCACGCAACCTGCGTGCCGGCGGACTCCCCAAGGCCACATGATAGGCACGCCCGTCGAAGGTGTCAAGCGCGATTTTCTCGCGCTCTTCCCCGGACTCGCGTCGCGGATCGTCTCGCGTCCCTTACGCTAGGGGGCATCATGAACGCATCCGACCGACAACTCGAACTGGGAAAACGCATTGCCGAGCTTCGCCAAGCTGAGCGTCTTTCGGTGCGCCGTCTCGCCCTCATCGTCGGCACCGGTTACTCCCATGTGATAAAAATCGAAAAAGGCAGGGTGGATGTTCGGTATTCGCTGCTGTGCAGAATCGCCGATGGCCTGGGCGTTCGGGTGGGGGAATTGACCGACGAGCCTCGTGCGGAAGGCGAGCGGTAGCGGCCTCGGTTTTCCGAGCGCTTTCTTTTCCTCTCGCGCAGACGGGCGAAAGTGGCTATACTGGGCGGTGCAAGGGGGTAGACGAGAAAGGGTGAAGTCATGGCTCACGTGACTAATTTCCTCGGTCTGCTCGAACAACTTCAGAGCGCCGACATCACGGTTCATCAGGGCCGTTGCGCTGTTGTGCGCAATCGCAACGCGACGTGCATGAAGTGCGCCGAGGTGTGCACGAGCGGCTGCATCTCCTACGACGACAACGAGCTGACCATCGAGCCCGAGCGGTGCATCGGGTGCGGCACCTGCGCCACCGTGTGCCCCACCTGCGCGCTCGAGGCGCATCGTCCGAACGATGCCGAGCTGCTGCAATCGTGCCGCGCGGCCTGCGAGGCGGCCGACGGCGAGGTGGTCGTCGCGTGCGAGCAGCTGCTTGCCGCGGCGGACGGGCTGTACGACCCCGCGAAGGTGGTGGGCGTCACCTGTTTGGGACGCGTGGAGGAGAGCTTGCTGGTCACGCTGGCGGCGCTCGGCGCGCGGCGCGTGGTTCTCGTGCAGGCGCGGTGCGCGGAGTGCGAACACGCTTCGGGGTTCGAGACGGCCCGGCTCGTGCGCGACACGGCGCTCGCGCTGCTGGAAACCTGGAACAACGATATGCGCATCGACCTGGTGGAAAAGCTTCCCTCGGCCGTGCGCCGGTCGGGCGACGAGGGCTACGACGCAAGCCGCCGGAGCTTCTTCTCCAGCGTGAAGGACGAGGCGAAGAGCGCCGCGGCGGTCACCGCCGACTACGCCGTCAAGGACGCGCTGGGCGTGGAGGAGCCGCCGGAGCCGAAGTTCGTGAAGGTGGGCAAGGACGGCACGCTGCCTCATTTCATCCCCGACCGCCGCGGTCGCCTGCTTGCGGCGCTCGGCGAGCTGGGGCAGCCGCAGGACGTGCTCATCGACACGCGCCTGTGGGGTCACGTGATCATCGACCCCGAGAAGTGCTCGTCGTGCCAGATGTGCGCCACGTTCTGCCCCACCGGGGCCATCGCGAAGTACGCGGGCGAGGACGGCTCGATCGGCGTGACGCACCGCCCGGTCGATTGCGTGAAGTGCCGGTGCTGCGCCGATATCTGCGCGCAGGGGGCGCTCGAGCTGTCCGACGAGGTGTTCGCCGTCGACCTGCTGTCGGGCGCGCAGGAGCGCTATCCGATGAAGCCGCTCAAGAACCCTCCGGGCAACCCCCACCAGATCTGGCACTCCATGAAGGATCTCCTCGGCTGCGACCAGGTGTACGAGCGCTAACCCTCGTGCGCGGTGTCGGCGGCGAAGCGCCGGGCTTCTTCCTCGAGGGCGTCGAGGAAGAAGCCGATGGCGCCGGTGCGCTCGTCGGCCCGGAACAGCGCGTAGAAGGGGAAGCACGCCTCAGCGTCCGCGAAGGGAAGCGCGCAGTTTCCTTCCGACTGCGGCTGCTGCTTCTGGATGGACTCCTCCACCACCAGGATGTTGTCCGCGATGTCGAGCGTGGGGAAGTCCTGGGCGGATTGGATGAACACCGGGCGGTACAGGGGCCGCACGCCCTTGCTCGCGAATATCTTGCGCGCCAGCTCGGCGCCGGCGATGGCATAGCCGCCGTCCGGCGAGAGCATGCTCTGGTGGTCGATGTCCTCGAGGACGAGCGTCTCGTTGCCGGCGAGCGGGTGGTCCTTCGCCATGATGGCGATGAGCGGGTCGTCGAACAGGTGGATGCGGCCGATGCCGGCCGGCAAGTTCGCGTCGTGCTCCTGCATGGTGAATGCGACGTCCAACTCGCCCTTCTGCAGCATCTCGACGTACGGTCGATGGTGGAGATTGCGGTAGCTCAAGGTCAGCGGCGCGTCGCTTTTCCGCTGACGGTTGACGATGCTCGTGACGAAACGCAGGATGTGCGCGTTGCGGTACAGCCCGCCCACGACGATCGGTGGGTTGCGCTTGAGCGCCGCGATGCGCTCGAGCGTGCGGTCGTGCGTCTCGATGATGTCGATGGCCCCCTCGAACAGCGCCTGGCCCTCCTGCGTCAGGCGCACCTGCGCGCTCGAACGCGTCAGCAC is a genomic window containing:
- a CDS encoding helix-turn-helix domain-containing protein produces the protein MNASDRQLELGKRIAELRQAERLSVRRLALIVGTGYSHVIKIEKGRVDVRYSLLCRIADGLGVRVGELTDEPRAEGER
- a CDS encoding LysR family transcriptional regulator; this encodes MHISHLREFVELVRCLSFSEAARNLNTAQSTLSKHVLALEKECGAEVLTRSSAQVRLTQEGQALFEGAIDIIETHDRTLERIAALKRNPPIVVGGLYRNAHILRFVTSIVNRQRKSDAPLTLSYRNLHHRPYVEMLQKGELDVAFTMQEHDANLPAGIGRIHLFDDPLIAIMAKDHPLAGNETLVLEDIDHQSMLSPDGGYAIAGAELARKIFASKGVRPLYRPVFIQSAQDFPTLDIADNILVVEESIQKQQPQSEGNCALPFADAEACFPFYALFRADERTGAIGFFLDALEEEARRFAADTAHEG
- a CDS encoding 4Fe-4S binding protein, whose amino-acid sequence is MAHVTNFLGLLEQLQSADITVHQGRCAVVRNRNATCMKCAEVCTSGCISYDDNELTIEPERCIGCGTCATVCPTCALEAHRPNDAELLQSCRAACEAADGEVVVACEQLLAAADGLYDPAKVVGVTCLGRVEESLLVTLAALGARRVVLVQARCAECEHASGFETARLVRDTALALLETWNNDMRIDLVEKLPSAVRRSGDEGYDASRRSFFSSVKDEAKSAAAVTADYAVKDALGVEEPPEPKFVKVGKDGTLPHFIPDRRGRLLAALGELGQPQDVLIDTRLWGHVIIDPEKCSSCQMCATFCPTGAIAKYAGEDGSIGVTHRPVDCVKCRCCADICAQGALELSDEVFAVDLLSGAQERYPMKPLKNPPGNPHQIWHSMKDLLGCDQVYER